GTCGGCGGTTCGAAACACCGACACATGTGCTCCAAAATAATTGAACCAAATAATGGTTAACTTTTATGGCCTATTGAGTAGGATCAGATTTCCGATCATTGTTTCGCAAGTCTGGACATAACTTAAGGCTTGAACTTTAGGCTAGAGGGCAAGCCAGCAATAATAACTTTAGGCTGGACGGAGGGAGTTgttatattttttatattttgcGGCTAAACATCGAAGCATGTCTGGCGTGCCTGTGCTATCTTCGTAAAACTCGTTCTTGCCAGACTGAGCTTTATAATTTCATTTCTTTCTAGTAATGAAATGAAATTCGCGTGGATAATGTCTGGTTGAATGGTCACAGCAGGTAAGAAAATCGAGGCCGAGCCCACCTGATGTTCTAGTCGGATTCAGGTTGAGACAAATACTTTTGTTTTTGAGGTTGCGTCGACTGTCACAAGTTCGTCGGGACGGGCGTCCACGAGGAGGAAACGACGCACTCACGCACATAGGATCCATCGAAACGTGACCCATCCAATCCACTCGGAGtcggaaaagggaaaaagaataAAATAAGCGTGACCCCGGGGTCCGAAGCGGCGACGGAACAAAAGCCGCACCTGACACCTGTCACCGTGACCAACTCCTGTTCCCGTGGCGGTGCCCCCGGTTAGCCCTTCTCCCgttcgccgccaccgccccgctCCTCCGACCGCCCGCCCGCCTCTCCGGTTCCCTCGCCGGCGAGGCCCCTGCTCCTCTCTCTCCGCCCCGACAAGCGATCCACGAGTTGGAGGTACTGCTCCGTGAGACCGTGCCCCACTCCTTCCGCCCGTCCCACTCCTTTCCTCCTCTCTGGGTTTGAGGTCCTAGGCGGCGGTTCCAGGTTGTGATCTCGCCGGCCAGATCTTGGGTGGGAATTGAAACCGTTTCTCGGGAAGGCTATCAGACCGGATTGGACTTTTTGTTTGTTAGTTTTCTCAGCGAGGACAGATCGATTCGCTCGCACATTGTAACGGTTTTTCTAGTTCCTTTTTTAGCTGATTGTGATACTGATATCAGGGGATCAGCTCAGTTCAATTTTTTATAATGATGAAAAAAATCAGTACATGTGCACCATTGCTCAAAGACTAGTATTATCCACTTAGTACTGATGGGGGGCTAGGTAGGTAGCCGGCAGCATGAAGTCTTCAATCAACTGTTGGCGTACGGAGGCAGTAGTTAGTGAGGATGAAATGCCAGGATTTTGAGGAGGTGGTAGTACGGGAAAATTTTGCCCTTTCTAGATGCAGTAAAGTTGATAAATATTTCTTTTAATTATCAGATACCGCATCTTAAGCAAACTCATAGATTTAGAATTTTGTTTCTCTATTGTAGGTTTAGCTACTATTTTTTTTAAATTATTGTCGAATCTACTAGTTGCGCTTTGACATGGCAGTGTGATGTGATTTGTATTATACTGTCCCATGAATAATCTGATGGTAATTCACTACAGGGATGCATGATAAGTTTAGCTGTTCGGCTTGTACCATTTGACAATATGAAATCCTTCTTTGTTTCAGTTCAGGGATTCAAGAAGACGCTACTTCTGCAAGCATGAGTACCATGAAGTTTTGCCGCGAGTGGTATGTCCCCTCCTACATTGATCCTCTTtctatctctctctctttcaCTGGCTCAAATAATATAATTAACTAATGATGGATGGACGTGCAGCAACAACATCCTGTACCCCAAGGAGGACAGGGACAGGCGCACCCTCTTCTTTGCATGTCGCAACTGTGAGCACCAGGTACAACCCGTCAACCTCTATCTTTGCTCCACCAACAATCTGCTTGCTATATACCCCTATGTTAAGTTACCATCTCATCAGTCCATTTCTGCAAGAATGGTGTTCGCACACAGAACTTGCATGATTGGGTGGAATGAGCACTACAATGCTCATGGGGTGGCTTGGTTGTTCTCCTTTCCACAAATTCTAGGATTTTGGCCATACCATTGCCATGTATCCTTAAGTGCAACCTTTGCAGCTACTGAATTCCCTCATTCACTGCATCAATGCAGGGCAAAAGCTAAACATACTGGAAGAGCAATATGATTATTATGCGTTTATCAAAAAACTCATCCCTGCTTCTGTTTTATTTATTGTGCACATGTCTTCATTGCAGAAAGAAAAAACACACTGAAAATTCTAGTACTCTACGTCTTTCAATGTTGGTTGTGTTCTGCTTTAATGAATGGGGAATTGAAGAATTTGCAATTTCCTCAAATCTCCTTTCTTCCGGCTACAAGTTAAAATTAACATTACTAATCCTGGTTTGATTCAGGAGGTCTCTGACAATAACTGCGTCTATCGGAACGAGGTGCACCACACTGCTGGGGAGCGAACACAGGTCTTGCAGGATGTAGCTTCTGACCCAACTCTTCCCAGAACCAAGACCGTCCGCTGCGCTCTCTGTGGGCACGGAGAGGCTGTTTTCTTCCAGGTCTTTTTTCTTCTTGTTTTGCCTCGTCTGATTTCCATGTGATGCTATCTGAATGACTTGTTAAATAAAACAGTATGCCAAAATGCATCACTTTGTTAACGTTACAGTTGGATATTGCACCCCTCATTTTTTTTGCTGTTTCTATCTCGTGCTGAGGCCTTCATCTGTATCCCTGACATCAACATGTCTTAAGCAACAAGTCTGCAGTCAGATCCCAAGAAAATGTGGCCTTAAGATATAATTGTTATGTGCCAGAATAAGGGTCcccttttgtgcagtaatgctACTAAATGCCATTAGAGCGTACCATTCATGTCTCATTCTGTATTCTTCAGAACTAATGCATCTAAAGTTGAGTGATGTTTGTATTTAACTGATCCTGCTTGAATGTTTTGAGAAAATTTTAAACCTATTGCTGTTTTTTTAATCTTTTGCAGGCTACGGCAAGAGGGGAGGAGGGGATGACCCTGTTTTTTGTGTGCTGCAGCCCTGATTGTGGTCACCGGTGGAGGGAATGATGTGCAGATTACCTATCCGTGCCCTTAATGTAGCATGCTCTGGAACTTCTAATCACTATCCCGTTAGAGCTTGAAACTGAACTTGTAGAACTTGATCTGTGATTTTCTTGGAACTTACTAGTCTTCACTTATCCTAGGGATAATGAGAGAATGCTTGTCCAGTATTACTTCTATGTGATATGTAGCTGCACGGCATGGTTGCATTTGCTTGAGATCATGCACTGCATAGTTGTGATGCGATCCTGGGTCTTAAGAACAAACAAATTGATCCTTCTTAGAAAAGAAATCAAATATTTTGTCATAAATAGTACAAGTTGTAGTGAGTGTTGAGATGAATTCACCAAAACGTTACCATCCAGATATCCCATGGGACTTGCCAGGCCAGGCTTCTTCTAGTTCTTTTTTACTTTTTTCTTTCAATGTTCCGTTTGTATTATTATCATTGGAAATGAATTTTTGTTCTCTCCGGTTGTTGTGCCTAGAGGTGGTAATGGATCATAGCCT
The sequence above is drawn from the Panicum hallii strain FIL2 chromosome 7, PHallii_v3.1, whole genome shotgun sequence genome and encodes:
- the LOC112900451 gene encoding DNA-directed RNA polymerases II, IV and V subunit 9B-like; this translates as MSTMKFCRECNNILYPKEDRDRRTLFFACRNCEHQEVSDNNCVYRNEVHHTAGERTQVLQDVASDPTLPRTKTVRCALCGHGEAVFFQATARGEEGMTLFFVCCSPDCGHRWRE